Proteins encoded by one window of Microplitis mediator isolate UGA2020A chromosome 1, iyMicMedi2.1, whole genome shotgun sequence:
- the LOC130673737 gene encoding neprilysin-2-like, translating to MTIIPIKNKSSKRLWRKRWSELERGLFVIAIIGFICSILPINASAAVISATSPLGPAHKCTTEECQVERLELAASIIKLRDTSVKPCDNFFQHVCGNYEDTDIDNNPAIMDSMRLTYIDNLIDDDLATSESHVNQLIGKIHKVCMDESARGDKALDLLKDVIKKLGGWPILEGDAWKEDDFNWIDFISNAKKAGYNINYFIDWKPQNQFDGQNHTLRYSLETSPTFFDYSMSEDSELQKEMYKNYMTNIATLLGAKLDSTTKSLFDYYDLETKLDDLSSDYYSPRTESMTIEELQKEFPSIDWNKFVEKTLTPFLDNDDTKPTLTVLNSTVIKEVIKLMENTPKRVQANYAIWKVIQYTIPFLAGEFQQAVVLFHSALGYSDMPREEYCDEITKNYAEYAAVNLYLDQFKSSQETIDKMIALIKQTMIDMMNDSKKLSDEDKKAAVELLEGMDSTIGQSEKLTDPKELETFYAAAEILDDNFLQTVLNMNVFKMLTENSNKIRSEIFQYTPMEVTQTDIPQNYLNHLYIPAKMIPSSLFDNNRPMYMNFGAAGSHIAREMFKSLSHLGRKWSDEGEELPGEQIDCFKNIVQNVTDADLKEAIEQMILDDGISQYIGFRVAYAAYKQYVIQSGPELGLPELSQTPEQLFWMSFTHSLCAAESKTPVLPPAVDETLPNLVDDLMVILFKNIPEVSADFDCPVGSRLNPEQKCSWW from the exons ATGACAATCATACCAATTAAGAACAA ATCATCAAAACGCTTGTGGCGGAAACGATGGTCTGAATTAGAGCGCGGATTATTCGTTATTGCGATTATTGGATTTATTTGTTCGATTCTTCCCATTAACGCATCAGCGGCTGTTATTAGCGCAACGTCGCCTCTAG GACCGGCGCACAAATGTACGACGGAAGAATGTCAGGTAGAACGTTTAGAACTAG CTGCATCAATAATTAAACTCCGTGACACGAGTGTAAAGccttgtgataattttttccaacatGTTTGCGGCAATTACGAAGATACTGATATAGATAATAACCCGGCTATTATGGATTCGATGAGACTGACTTATATTGACAACTTAATTGATGATGATTTAGCTACTAGTGAATCGCATGTCAACCAACTCATTGGAAAAATCCATAAAGTATGTATGGATGAAA gcGCCAGAGGAGATAAGGCCCTAGATCTTTTGAAAGATGTTATCAAAAAGCTAGGCGGTTGGCCCATTTTGGAAGGCGATGCATGGAAAGAAGATGATTTCAATTGGATCGACTTTATCAGTAATGCTAAGAAAGCCGGttacaatattaattacttcATAGATTGGAAACCTCAGAATCAATTCGATGGTCAAAATCATACTTTGAGATATTCTCTtgaa acaTCTCCAACTTTTTTCGACTACTCCATGTCTGAAGATTCAGAGTTGCAAAAAGAAATGTACAAGAATTATATGACTAACATTGCAACACTTCTCGGAGCAAAATTAGATAGTACTACAAAAAGCTTATTCGATTATTATGATTTGGAAACGAAATTAGATGATTTGAGTTCCGACTATTATTCACCACGAACTGAATCTATGACCATTGAAGAGCTACAAAAAGAATTTCCAAGCATCGATTGGAATAAATTTGTCGAAAAAACGTTAACGCCTTTCTTGGATAATGATGATACTAAGCCTACTTTAACTGTTTTGAATTCGACAGTCATTAAAGAAGTCATTAAATTAATGGAAAATACTCCAAAACGCGTGCAGGCCAACTACGCCATCTGGAAAGTAATTCAATATACAATTCCTTTCTTAGCTGGTGAGTTCCAGCAAGCAGTTGTATTATTTCATAGTGCTCTCGGTTATTCCGATATGCCTCGTGAAGAATATTGCGATGAAATCACTAAAAACTACGCAGAATACGCTGCTGTAAATCTTTATTTGGACCAGTTTAAAAGCAGCCAAGAAACAATTGATAAAATGATAGCGCTTATTAAGCAGACAATGATTGATATGATGAATGATTCTAAAAAGTTAAGTGATGAGGATAAAAAAGCAGCAGTTGAACTCCTTGAGGGAATGGATTCCACTATTGGACAATCGGAAAAATTAACTGATCCCAAAGAATTGGAAACTTTCTACGCTGCTGCTGAAATTCTTGACGATAACTTCTTACAAACTGTTTTGAATATGAATGTTTTCAAGATGCTGACAGAGAACAGCAATAAAATTCGTTCCGAAATATTTCAATACACTCCTATGGAAGTAACGCAGACGGATATTCCGCAAAACTATCTCAATCATTTAT ACATTCCGGCAAAGATGATACCAAGTTCGTTATTTGACAATAATCGACCAATGTATATGAATTTCGGTGCAGCCGGTAGTCACATCGCCCGTGAAATGTTCAAGTCCTTAAGTCACTTGGGAAGAAAGTGGTCCGATGAGGGAGAGGAACTTCCCGGTGAACAAATCGATTGTTTCAAGAATATTGTGCAAAATGTAACCGACGCAGATCTTAAAGAAGCc ATCGAACAAATGATTTTAGACGACGGTATTTCTCAGTACATTGGATTCCGCGTAGCTTATGCCGCTTACAAACAGTACGTTATTCAATCTGGGCCGGAATTAGGTTTACCCGAATTATCTCAAACACCAGAACAATTATTCTGGATGTCATTTACCCATTCATTATGTGCCGCTGAATCTAAAACTCCTGTGTTACCACCAGCAGTTGATGAAACTTTGCCAAATCTTGTCGACGATTTGATGGTGATACTTTTCAAGAATATACCAGAAGTTTCAGCCGATTTCGATTGTCCCGTCGGCTCTAGATTGAATCCCGAACAAAAATGTTCTTGGTGGTGA
- the LOC130674336 gene encoding neprilysin-2-like, with product MGDYYRISKKLLIIASIGIIFSFFLTNTSAAVIKNIQSSEITKNCSDPNCGKFYSELTKQINVTLDKNVNPCDNIQQFVCGHSELQSFSEKWDEHEDIVHKHLEMLIPRVDEFVDFKPFKLLIDFYKTCMRYENTGQQSLDLLSDIIKKLGNWPLLEGDSWKESDFDWIDFSIKSQNIGFTSFNFLDVMKFKQDDKSPMNFLLLIIPGGLTDQHSTLNTSIAAYKNYITKVSELLGNTQSSSEKIDEIIAFERNLSKFYDDKREFKGLLFDEFTKKYPSTNWKKLLKNIRVYRNEVPTNLSNSTIFENSHLSDFVELMEKTPKRVQANYGVWKIIQRTIPYLTDEYRKLKSEYCTIQKCEIEKRAKSCDRIIRQYLSSATSLLYAKNFYNNDIDTIATEMVVNIKEQFVNLINESTWMNKETKNQEIELLNDMTFVIGYEEKKNTDDEFVKYYENLEIDTNNYFRTLLNLELFGRTSHINQSLDESRPFDPLKSYSNNRGPEIFVPMSMLQEPFFSVNYPMYVNYGYTGKAIADKIAGGIVDKVEKITGGKNLDAINEEKTLCFRQQMENYTTNNVEKPLDVLFRPYKQISEHIAYEATYRAYQQWITKNGIEPSLPELPFSNNEMFWINSIRNFCISSPKESIVIDNKYSVFDFYKMRAVTSVPEFYKDFNCPIEHSFVKNYGPSCTVFEA from the exons ATGGGCGACTATTACAg aatttcaaaaaaattattaattattgcgagtattggaattattttttctttttttctgacaAATACTTCAGCTGctgttatcaaaaatatacaaaGTAGTG agataACGAAGAATTGTTCGGACCCAAattgtggaaaattttattcagaaCTCA cTAAACAAATTAATGTAACGCTAGACAAAAATGTAAATCCGTGTGACAACATTCAACAATTTGTTTGTGGTCACTCTGAACTTCAGAGCTTTTCAGAAAAATGGGATGAGCACGAAGATATCGTTCACAAACATTTGGAAATGTTGATTCCACGAGTAGATGAGTTCGTTGACTTCAAACCCTTCAAACTTCTTAttgatttttacaaaacatgCATGAGATACG AAAATACTGGACAGCAATCTTTGGATCTTCTAAgcgatattattaaaaaactagGCAACTGGCCTCTTTTGGAAGGAGACAGTTGGAAGGAATCAGATTTTGATTGGATTGACTTCTCTATCAAAAGCCAAAACATTGGATTTacatcattcaattttttggatgTTATGAAGTTTAAACAAGACGATAAATCACCaatgaattttcttttactc ATTATTCCTGGTGGCTTGACAGATCAACATTCAACATTGAATACTTCAATTGCTGCTTACAAAAATTACATCACAAAAGTGTCTGAATTACTAGGAAACACTCAGTCATCTTcggaaaaaattgatgaaatcATTGCGTTCGAACGTAACCTTTCAaag ttttacgATGATAAGAGAGAATTTAAAGGACTACTATTTGATGAATTCACCAAAAAATATCCATCAAcgaattggaaaaaattactaaagaaTATTAGAGTTTATAGGAATGAAGTGCCAACAAATCTTTCTAATTCAACGatctttgaaaattctcaCTTATCTGATTTTGTCGAGCTCATGGAAAAAACTCCAAAACGTGTCCAAGCAAATTACGGTGTgtggaaaataattcaaagaaCGATTCCTTATTTGACAGATGAATATCGTAAACTAAAAAGCGAATACTGTACAATCCAGAAGTGCGAGATCGAGAAGCGCGCAAAGTCTTGCGATCGCATTATCAGGCAATATTTATCATCTGCTACTAGTTTGTTGtacgctaaaaatttttataacaatgaTATCGATACGATTGCTACAGAGATGgtagtaaatataaaagagCAATTTGTGAATTTGATAAATGAATCAACTTGGATGAACAAAGAAACTAAAAATCAGGAAATTGAATTACTTAATGATATGACATTTGTAATTGGttacgaagaaaaaaaaaataccgatgatgaatttgttaaatattacgaaaatttagaaattgacacaaataattatttcaggacattattaaatttagaatTATTTGGTCGAACATCTCATATCAATCAGAGTTTGGACGAAAGTCGTCCATTCGACCCTTTAAAATCTTATTCTAACAATCGTGGACCagaaattt ttgtaCCAATGTCGATGCTTCAAGAACCATTTTTCAGTGTTAATTATCCAATGTATGTAAACTATGGTTACACTGGTAAAGCAATTGCGGATAAAATAGCTGGAGGAATTGTTGACAAGGTAGAAAAAATAACTGGAGGCAAAAATTTGGATGcaataaatgaagaaaaaactCTATGCTTCCGGCAACAAATGGAAAATTATACTACTAACAACGTAGAAAAACCG TTGGACGTATTGTTTCGCccttataaacaaataagcgAACACATCGCTTATGAAGCAACATATCGAGCCTACCAACAATGGATCACAAAAAACGGAATTGAACCCTCACTACCCGAATTACCCTTCTCAAATAATGAAATGTTTTGGATTAATTCAATtcgtaatttttgtatttcttcTCCAAAAGAATCAATAGTTATTGACAATAAGTATTCCGTTTTCGACTTTTATAAAATGAGAGCTGTAACGAGTGTTCCagaattttataaagattTCAATTGTCCAATTGAAcattcatttgttaaaaattacgGACCATCGTGCACTGTCTTTGAAgcttaa